The genomic region GTGATGGATCCGGTCCTTGACGTGCGCAACCTGGAAATCAAATACCATGTGCGGGACGGCACCCTCACCGCCGTCCGCAACCTGAGCTTCACGGTGGGCGCCGGCGAGATCGTCGGCATTGTCGGCGAGTCCGGCTGTGGCAAGAGCACCGTGGCCTCCGCCATCATGCGCCTGCTCCCGCCCAACGGCGTCATCAGCGCCGGCCAGATACTCTTCCAAGGCCGGGACTTATGTCGGCTCTCCCAGGAAGAGATGCGCGATATCCGCGGCAAGGATATCTCCATGATCTTCCAGGACCCGCTGACCTCCCTGAACCCGGTCTTCAGCATCAAGGAGCAGATGCTGGACGCCCAGCGCGCCCATCAGCCCAAAGCGGACACGAAAGAACTGCTGGAGCGCGCCGTGCGGATGCTGGAACGCGTCGGCATCCCCGACGCCGCTGACCGCATCGAGGATTACCCGCACCAGTTCTCGGGCGGCATGCGCCAGCGCATCATGATCGCCATCGCCCTCCTGTCGAACCCGGCCCTGCTCATCGCCGACGAGCCGACCTCCGCGCTGGACGTGACCCTGGAGGCACAGATCCTGGAGCTGATCCGCGGCCTGCGCGACGAGTTTGGCACCTCCGTGCTGTACATCACCCATGACCTGGGCGTGGTGGCGCAGTTGTGCGACCGGGTCATCGTCATGTACGCCGGCAACCTGGTGGAGGCCGGCGATGTCTTCCGCATCTTCCAGAGCCCCAAACATCCCTATACCCGCGCCCTCCTGCGCTCCCATCCATCGCACAGCCTGCGGGCGGAGCGCCTGCGCACCATCCGCGGCCGCGTGCCCAGCCTGCGCGACCTCCCGCCAGGGTGCAAGTTCGCACCGCGCTGTGACTACGCCACCCAGACCTGCCACCTGGAAGAGCCAGGTTACCTGACCATTGACGGGCAGGTCATCCTCTGCCACTCGTACCATCCGGAGCCGGCCGCGGAAGCGGTGGAGCTGATCCCGGGTTCGCACTCGCGGCGGGCAGTGGTGCAGGCGGTGCGGGATCGCGCCCTGGCGGAAAGCGATGTGGTGGTGGAGACGCGCGGCCTGCGCACCTATTTTTACGACACCGCCGGCCTGTTGGCGCAGTTGATGGGACGCCAGGCCGGCGCGGTGCGCGCTGTAGACGGGGTGGACCTGCGCGTCCATCGCGGGGAGACACTAGCCTTGGTGGGAGAATCCGGCTCGGGCAAGACCACCTTGGGACGCACCATCCTGCGGCTGGAACGCCCCACGGCCGGCCAGATCATCGTGGAGGGCCAGGACATCACCCACTGGCCGCAGTCCAAGATCCGCCCCCTGCGGGCGCGCATGCAGATGATCTTCCAGGACCCCATCTCCAGCCTCAGCCCCCGCATGAAGGTCTCCTCCATCCTGCTGGAGCCTTTCCGCATCCACCATGTGCCGGTGGAGGACCCGAAGAAAACGGTAGACGAACTGCTGGAGATGGTAGGGCTGTCGTCGGAGCAGGCCGATAAGTACCCGCATCAGCTCTCCGGCGGGCAGGCGCGGCGCGTGGGCATTGCCCGCGCCCTGGCCCTGCGGCCGGACCTGCTGGTGGCAGATGAGCCTACCGCCGGCCTGGACGTTTCCGTGGCCGCCGGCATCCTCAACCTGCTCAAAGACCTGCGCGAACAGCTCAACCTGACCTACATCATTATCACCCACAACCTGAACGTCATCGGCTTCATCGCCGACCGCGTGGCCGTCATGTACCTCGGCCGGGTGGTGGAGCTGGCGCCCACCGAACTGCTGTTCACTGCGCCCAAACATCCGTACACGGAAGCACTGATGTCGGCCATTGCCATCCCGGACCCGAGCCTGCGGGACAAGCGCCGGCGCATTATCCTGCAGGGCGAAATCCCCAGCCCGCGCAACCCGCCGGCCGGCTGTACCTTCCACCCGCGCTGTCCGTACGCGGAAAAACGCTGTGCGGAGGAAGTGCCCCTGCTTCGGCCGGTCAACGGCGGTGAACACCTGGCCGCCTGCCACTTCCCGGAGCGGGTGCGCGGCGGCGCCGTGTTCGCATAGCCGGCCGTACGGTTTCCCTGCCCCATACACGCGAACAGGTGGCAGTCCCCTGGCGGGCGGCTGTCACCTGTTTCATTTCCCGGGTATAATGGACACAGCAACCGTCAATCGCAGGAGGAATGGGACCGGTGGATATCGTCCTGTACCCTATCGGGTATGTGGAAAACGCGTTCGAGCAGATGACCGCGCCGGAGGAGATCGCCGCCCAGCCGTCCCGCATCGTGCTGGAGCCGGCCTATCTGGACGGCCTGCTGGGCCTGGACCAGGTGGAGAAGATCCTGGTGGTGTACTATTTCGACCGGGCGCACGAGGTGCGCCTGCAGTTACATCCGCGCGATGACCGGAGCAAGCCCCTGCGCGGCGTCTTTGCCACCCGCACCCCGTACCGCCCCAATCACCTGGGGGTGACGGTGGTCCGTTTGGTCCGGATAGAGGGGAACGTGCTGACAGTGGAGGGGCTGGACGCGCTGAACCGCACGCCCGTGCTGGAC from Anaerolineae bacterium harbors:
- the tsaA gene encoding tRNA (N6-threonylcarbamoyladenosine(37)-N6)-methyltransferase TrmO; this encodes MGPVDIVLYPIGYVENAFEQMTAPEEIAAQPSRIVLEPAYLDGLLGLDQVEKILVVYYFDRAHEVRLQLHPRDDRSKPLRGVFATRTPYRPNHLGVTVVRLVRIEGNVLTVEGLDALNRTPVLDIKPFEPALDGPAPDPHH
- a CDS encoding ABC transporter ATP-binding protein; translation: MDPVLDVRNLEIKYHVRDGTLTAVRNLSFTVGAGEIVGIVGESGCGKSTVASAIMRLLPPNGVISAGQILFQGRDLCRLSQEEMRDIRGKDISMIFQDPLTSLNPVFSIKEQMLDAQRAHQPKADTKELLERAVRMLERVGIPDAADRIEDYPHQFSGGMRQRIMIAIALLSNPALLIADEPTSALDVTLEAQILELIRGLRDEFGTSVLYITHDLGVVAQLCDRVIVMYAGNLVEAGDVFRIFQSPKHPYTRALLRSHPSHSLRAERLRTIRGRVPSLRDLPPGCKFAPRCDYATQTCHLEEPGYLTIDGQVILCHSYHPEPAAEAVELIPGSHSRRAVVQAVRDRALAESDVVVETRGLRTYFYDTAGLLAQLMGRQAGAVRAVDGVDLRVHRGETLALVGESGSGKTTLGRTILRLERPTAGQIIVEGQDITHWPQSKIRPLRARMQMIFQDPISSLSPRMKVSSILLEPFRIHHVPVEDPKKTVDELLEMVGLSSEQADKYPHQLSGGQARRVGIARALALRPDLLVADEPTAGLDVSVAAGILNLLKDLREQLNLTYIIITHNLNVIGFIADRVAVMYLGRVVELAPTELLFTAPKHPYTEALMSAIAIPDPSLRDKRRRIILQGEIPSPRNPPAGCTFHPRCPYAEKRCAEEVPLLRPVNGGEHLAACHFPERVRGGAVFA